The following proteins are encoded in a genomic region of Synechococcus sp. ROS8604:
- a CDS encoding cAMP phosphodiesterase has protein sequence MRHHGGVFRFDPLRPLIRLRTALSAPLLLLPLCLAGPAAMAQSAGKAPTSPASNEEVFLYRGMGSSYVCNARTAGIEFPKAVGIAAATYVQLLNGRHGGKVASTGIKKLTNEQLFAGAEFQIITGAMQFCPDKVPADVKTKVEDALKKQKAAQ, from the coding sequence ATGCGGCACCATGGCGGCGTATTCCGGTTTGATCCTTTGCGTCCCCTTATCCGACTCCGTACTGCTCTGTCGGCACCATTGCTTCTGCTGCCTCTCTGCTTAGCAGGTCCTGCTGCGATGGCTCAGTCAGCCGGAAAGGCGCCGACGTCGCCTGCAAGCAACGAGGAAGTCTTCCTCTATCGCGGTATGGGCTCGTCCTACGTCTGCAATGCCCGCACGGCAGGGATTGAGTTTCCTAAAGCTGTTGGCATTGCTGCCGCAACCTATGTCCAGCTCCTCAATGGACGCCACGGTGGCAAGGTTGCATCGACAGGGATTAAGAAGCTGACCAATGAGCAGCTGTTTGCCGGTGCCGAGTTTCAAATCATCACCGGTGCCATGCAGTTCTGCCCCGACAAGGTGCCTGCCGACGTCAAGACCAAGGTGGAAGACGCGTTGAAGAAACAGAAGGCCGCTCAATAG
- the pepN gene encoding aminopeptidase N, with protein sequence MASASITAPTIRLKDYKPFPWRIPSIALDVVIGSDAVEVSCCMELTPLLGAEPQALVLQGVDLLLQSIAIDDNALKPSDYNVSAERLVIHQPPQVPFQLKTVCRIDPQANTSLEGLYASGGMLTTQCEAEGFRRITYHPDRPEVLSRFSVRIEADRERYPVLLSNGNALSAGPLAGDPTRHEVTWEDPSLKPSYLFALVAGNLNEVRDRFVTRSGRNVSLRLHVEPGDEPFTAHAMESLKRSMAWDEQVYGLEYDLDEFNTVAVRHFNMGAMENKSLNIFNSKLVLADAETASDAELERIESVVAHEYFHNWSGNRITCRDWFQLSLKEGLTVFRDQCFTADLHSEALKRIEDAAMLRNTQFREDAGPTAHPVKPDAYQAISNFYTTTIYEKGAELIRMLRTLLGETRFMRGMALYFKRHDGEAATTDDFVSAIVEGACSQGEPLGFDCEQFKRWYDQAGTPTVTVKRDWDSRRGVLLLSLRQSTPPTPGQPKKLPLVIPLLWALVPANGVPMEEQLLVLDQEEHTLELKGLPCSEQPPALSLFRQFSAPVHWEASQEPAELFTLLACDNDPFARWDAGQQLWRRIVLARASGTPNADLEGQMLEALSVLLAEAGEQDPAVLATLMAFPGGPELEALQQEADPPALYRAACALREQFGQSLAPLLRERLDQVAPDLALAWPEGQGQRQLTGLIWAWLAAAGDSAVRSDALAGVSGPSMTLARAALRALQPLDCPEREEALRQFHDRWQEKPVIFDSWFALEASTPRADGLQRVSSLLQHPRFDPMAPNAVRAVLGGFAGNLLVFHAEDGSGYQFMAEQIIAVDQRNAITASRLAKVFSRWGTYSSKRQALVKAALDQLSAAQLSSNTREVVEMMLG encoded by the coding sequence ATGGCTTCCGCCTCCATCACTGCTCCGACGATTCGGTTGAAGGATTACAAGCCCTTCCCCTGGCGTATTCCATCCATTGCTCTGGATGTGGTGATCGGGTCTGATGCCGTTGAGGTGAGCTGTTGCATGGAGCTCACTCCGCTGTTGGGGGCGGAACCACAAGCGCTTGTGCTTCAAGGGGTGGATTTGTTGTTGCAATCGATCGCCATCGATGACAACGCGCTTAAGCCTTCCGACTACAACGTGTCCGCCGAGCGACTGGTGATTCACCAGCCTCCGCAGGTGCCTTTTCAGCTCAAGACAGTCTGCAGGATTGACCCCCAGGCCAACACCTCGCTTGAGGGCCTCTATGCCAGTGGAGGAATGCTGACTACGCAGTGCGAAGCCGAGGGGTTTAGGCGGATTACGTATCACCCGGATCGCCCCGAAGTGCTCAGTCGTTTCAGCGTGCGCATCGAGGCCGATCGCGAGCGTTATCCGGTGTTGCTCTCCAATGGCAATGCCCTAAGTGCTGGGCCACTTGCTGGTGATCCCACACGCCATGAGGTGACTTGGGAGGACCCCTCCCTTAAGCCGTCCTATCTGTTTGCCCTAGTCGCTGGAAATCTCAACGAAGTCCGCGATCGGTTTGTGACCCGTTCCGGCCGCAATGTGAGCCTGAGGCTTCACGTGGAGCCAGGTGATGAGCCCTTCACGGCCCATGCGATGGAGTCGTTGAAGCGATCGATGGCTTGGGATGAACAGGTGTACGGCTTGGAATACGACCTGGATGAGTTCAATACCGTTGCGGTGCGCCATTTCAACATGGGCGCGATGGAGAACAAGAGCCTCAATATTTTTAACTCGAAATTAGTTTTGGCCGATGCGGAAACCGCATCCGATGCTGAACTCGAGCGTATTGAAAGTGTTGTTGCCCACGAATATTTCCACAATTGGTCGGGGAATCGCATCACCTGTCGTGATTGGTTTCAGCTCTCTTTAAAAGAAGGACTCACCGTCTTTAGGGATCAATGTTTCACCGCTGATCTTCATTCAGAAGCCTTAAAGAGGATTGAAGATGCAGCGATGCTGCGCAACACGCAGTTTCGGGAAGATGCGGGTCCCACAGCCCATCCGGTAAAGCCAGATGCTTATCAGGCGATCAGCAATTTTTATACCACCACGATTTACGAGAAGGGCGCTGAGTTGATTCGCATGCTCAGAACGCTTCTTGGCGAGACACGATTCATGCGTGGCATGGCTCTTTATTTCAAACGCCATGACGGTGAAGCGGCCACCACAGACGATTTTGTGTCGGCCATTGTGGAAGGTGCTTGCTCGCAGGGAGAACCGCTTGGGTTTGATTGTGAGCAGTTCAAACGTTGGTATGACCAAGCGGGCACTCCCACGGTGACGGTGAAGCGTGATTGGGATTCCAGGCGAGGAGTGTTGCTCCTGAGCTTGCGTCAAAGCACCCCGCCAACGCCAGGTCAGCCCAAAAAGCTGCCTCTGGTGATTCCCTTGCTCTGGGCTCTGGTCCCAGCCAATGGTGTGCCTATGGAAGAGCAGCTCCTCGTGCTGGATCAGGAGGAGCACACGCTGGAACTCAAGGGTTTGCCTTGTTCTGAGCAGCCCCCTGCCCTCTCCCTGTTCAGGCAATTTTCTGCTCCAGTGCACTGGGAGGCGAGTCAAGAGCCGGCTGAGCTGTTCACCTTGTTGGCCTGCGACAACGATCCATTCGCCCGTTGGGATGCGGGACAACAACTGTGGCGAAGGATTGTGCTGGCGCGGGCCTCTGGAACCCCGAATGCCGATTTGGAAGGCCAGATGTTGGAGGCTTTGTCCGTACTTCTGGCCGAGGCTGGAGAACAGGACCCAGCGGTGCTGGCCACGTTGATGGCCTTCCCCGGTGGCCCTGAGTTGGAAGCACTCCAGCAGGAGGCTGATCCACCAGCGCTCTACCGAGCGGCTTGCGCGCTGCGCGAGCAATTTGGTCAGTCTTTGGCCCCCTTGCTGCGCGAGCGGCTGGATCAGGTTGCGCCCGATCTTGCACTGGCTTGGCCCGAGGGGCAGGGGCAACGACAACTCACCGGTTTGATCTGGGCTTGGCTGGCTGCAGCCGGAGATTCAGCTGTGCGTTCAGATGCTTTGGCTGGCGTCAGTGGTCCGTCGATGACTTTGGCGCGGGCTGCCCTGCGGGCGCTCCAGCCTTTGGATTGCCCAGAACGAGAGGAAGCCTTGAGGCAATTCCACGATCGTTGGCAAGAGAAGCCAGTGATCTTTGACAGCTGGTTTGCCTTGGAAGCATCCACTCCTCGGGCGGATGGCTTGCAGCGTGTTTCCTCTCTTTTGCAGCATCCACGCTTTGATCCGATGGCTCCCAATGCGGTGCGTGCGGTGCTGGGTGGATTCGCGGGGAACCTGTTGGTGTTCCACGCTGAAGATGGCAGCGGCTATCAGTTCATGGCTGAACAAATCATTGCCGTGGATCAGCGCAACGCGATTACGGCGTCGCGTCTTGCCAAGGTTTTCAGTCGCTGGGGCACCTACAGCAGCAAGCGTCAAGCGCTTGTGAAGGCAGCCCTGGATCAGCTCTCCGCTGCCCAGCTTTCCTCTAACACCCGTGAAGTTGTGGAGATGATGTTGGGATAA
- a CDS encoding glycoside hydrolase family 10 protein produces MSPPATLGQGTDVLLSKSRLPSVERKQALGVWLTNSPSPLYYDQRTIKQAVDELEQAGFSVLYPNVWSRGTTFHTSEFAPLEPALKTAGVTVDPICTLSKEAHKRGMKVVPWFEYGLMEPASAEVVQANPEWVLSRANGDPVMKMHGKEMVWLNPAHPQVRERFISLVVEVMKRCRMDGLQLDDHFAWPVELGYDPYTSALYKAEFGMAPPRDYTNRYWMTWRRRQLTGLLRDLRIRLEQESLPVRISLSPGPFRFAYNNWLQDWELWAVGQLIDDLVVQNYAYSLRGYAKDLDQPALRKAREWGIPIQIGVLAGFGKRTTSMDVLKEKVRLANDRGYGVIYFYWEGLWGQHSGSEGAQYRKEMFKQMGAQ; encoded by the coding sequence ATGTCCCCGCCAGCCACGCTTGGCCAAGGCACCGACGTCCTGCTGAGCAAAAGTCGTCTACCGAGTGTGGAACGAAAACAGGCGCTGGGAGTATGGCTCACCAATAGCCCAAGCCCGCTGTATTACGACCAGCGGACCATCAAACAAGCCGTGGATGAGCTTGAGCAAGCGGGATTCTCCGTGCTCTATCCCAATGTTTGGAGTCGTGGAACGACGTTTCACACCAGTGAGTTTGCCCCGCTGGAGCCAGCCCTCAAGACCGCTGGTGTGACGGTGGATCCGATTTGCACCCTGAGCAAGGAAGCTCACAAGCGCGGGATGAAAGTGGTGCCCTGGTTTGAATACGGATTAATGGAGCCCGCCTCGGCAGAGGTGGTTCAAGCCAATCCGGAGTGGGTGTTGTCACGGGCCAACGGTGACCCGGTGATGAAGATGCATGGCAAGGAGATGGTGTGGCTCAATCCTGCGCACCCCCAAGTGCGCGAGCGCTTCATCAGCCTCGTGGTGGAGGTAATGAAACGCTGCCGGATGGACGGGCTGCAACTCGACGACCACTTCGCTTGGCCAGTGGAATTGGGTTACGACCCCTACACCTCAGCGCTTTACAAGGCTGAATTCGGCATGGCTCCGCCCCGCGATTACACCAATCGCTATTGGATGACCTGGCGTCGCCGCCAACTCACCGGTTTACTGCGCGACCTTCGCATCCGCTTGGAACAAGAATCACTGCCGGTGCGCATTAGCCTGTCGCCGGGTCCCTTTCGGTTTGCTTACAACAACTGGCTTCAAGATTGGGAGCTCTGGGCCGTGGGTCAACTGATTGATGATCTCGTCGTTCAAAACTATGCCTATTCCCTCAGGGGGTATGCCAAAGATCTCGACCAGCCCGCCCTACGCAAAGCCCGCGAATGGGGCATCCCCATCCAAATTGGCGTCTTAGCTGGCTTCGGCAAACGGACAACTTCAATGGATGTATTGAAGGAAAAGGTACGACTGGCAAATGATCGCGGCTATGGCGTTATTTACTTTTATTGGGAAGGATTATGGGGCCAACATTCAGGATCAGAAGGAGCTCAATACCGCAAGGAAATGTTTAAACAAATGGGTGCACAGTAA
- a CDS encoding ribose-phosphate pyrophosphokinase: protein MTSFLTAARAEQEKLQHDTRRLRLFSGTSNPALAREIAAYLGVPDGPKVCKRFADGELYVQIQESIRGCDVFLIQPTCAPVNDNLMELLIMVDACRRASARQITAVVPYYGYARADRKTAGRESIAAKLTANLLVKSGVDRVLAMDLHSAQTQGYFDIPCDHIYGSPVLVDHLAAQNLGEVVVVSPDVGGVARARAFAKQMNDAPLAIIDKRRTGHNMAESLTVIGDVSGRTAILIDDMIDTGGTICSGARLLREQGAERVIACATHPVFSPPAIERLSAEGLFEQVVVTNSIPIEPDRTFDQLHVLSVANMLGEAIWRIHEESSVSSMFR from the coding sequence GTGACAAGTTTCCTCACCGCTGCCCGAGCCGAGCAAGAGAAATTGCAGCACGACACCAGACGTCTTCGCCTGTTTAGCGGCACCTCAAATCCCGCACTAGCGCGAGAAATTGCCGCCTATCTGGGTGTGCCCGATGGCCCGAAGGTTTGCAAGCGCTTCGCCGACGGTGAGCTATATGTGCAAATTCAGGAATCGATTCGCGGTTGCGATGTATTCCTGATCCAACCCACCTGCGCTCCGGTCAACGACAACCTGATGGAGCTGCTGATCATGGTGGATGCCTGCAGGCGGGCATCGGCGCGACAGATCACCGCGGTGGTCCCCTATTACGGTTATGCGCGCGCAGACCGAAAAACAGCCGGTCGGGAATCCATTGCCGCCAAGCTCACCGCCAATCTGCTCGTCAAATCAGGAGTTGATCGGGTGCTGGCAATGGATCTGCACTCAGCTCAGACCCAGGGGTATTTCGACATTCCCTGTGATCACATTTACGGTTCTCCCGTACTTGTGGACCACCTCGCCGCCCAAAACCTGGGAGAGGTGGTGGTGGTGTCTCCTGACGTGGGTGGCGTGGCCAGGGCCCGAGCCTTTGCCAAGCAAATGAACGACGCTCCTCTCGCCATCATCGACAAGCGGCGCACCGGTCACAACATGGCTGAAAGCCTCACCGTGATTGGTGATGTGAGTGGCCGCACGGCGATCCTGATCGACGACATGATTGATACCGGAGGCACGATCTGTTCCGGCGCCAGGCTGCTGAGAGAGCAAGGAGCCGAAAGGGTGATTGCCTGTGCCACCCATCCTGTGTTCTCGCCTCCAGCCATTGAACGCTTGTCGGCAGAGGGGCTTTTCGAGCAGGTGGTGGTCACCAACAGCATTCCAATCGAACCCGATCGCACATTTGACCAACTCCATGTGCTCTCAGTTGCCAACATGCTCGGCGAAGCGATCTGGCGCATCCATGAGGAAAGTTCTGTCAGCTCGATGTTCCGCTAA
- a CDS encoding LCP family protein, translating to MGEPALSGDSQQQPSKSWLGDRPGRSLLRIGAALLGTALAGTAITTIWPKPDVAGADVPSSDGLTSLAPLPEQAVMVLVVGLDADTINAPSNKAAPQGPANADSLMLVNISTKQPVQILQLPTELAVQLPGIEKMQALSKTWQHGGIALTSDVIGELIDLPTNKPDRYLVLPRQGLRRFVEGLGDIEVTLNQTYKYEDKSQGYSVNLQAGLQTLNGAQAEQLARHKPKPNNDHQRRVRQQLLLQGVHQQLVEIDAVTVVPELLNVFSNQVTTDISSTEMLSLIAAAISAPSPPVITELPLAPRAGQQMLRELKPNLNLPIWPAQN from the coding sequence ATGGGGGAACCAGCGTTGAGTGGGGACTCGCAGCAACAACCGAGCAAAAGCTGGTTGGGCGACCGCCCCGGGCGCAGTCTTTTGCGCATTGGTGCTGCATTGTTGGGCACTGCCTTAGCAGGTACAGCGATTACCACAATCTGGCCCAAACCAGACGTTGCCGGCGCCGATGTGCCGTCGTCCGATGGGTTAACAAGCCTCGCTCCGCTTCCGGAACAAGCTGTGATGGTGCTGGTCGTCGGCCTTGATGCAGACACGATCAATGCCCCCTCCAACAAAGCAGCACCTCAAGGACCTGCCAACGCCGACAGTTTGATGCTGGTGAATATCAGCACGAAACAGCCTGTTCAGATTTTGCAGTTGCCAACAGAACTGGCCGTTCAACTGCCAGGAATCGAGAAGATGCAGGCTCTTTCTAAAACGTGGCAACACGGAGGAATCGCTCTCACCTCTGACGTCATTGGCGAGCTGATCGATCTTCCGACAAACAAGCCAGATCGCTACTTAGTCCTCCCCAGACAAGGCTTGCGCAGATTTGTGGAGGGACTTGGAGACATTGAAGTCACCCTGAACCAGACCTACAAATACGAGGACAAGTCCCAGGGCTACAGCGTGAACCTGCAGGCCGGACTGCAAACACTGAACGGCGCTCAGGCAGAACAACTCGCACGGCACAAACCCAAGCCCAATAACGACCATCAGCGCAGAGTGAGGCAACAGCTGTTGCTCCAAGGCGTGCATCAGCAGTTAGTGGAAATCGATGCCGTCACAGTGGTACCTGAGCTGCTGAATGTGTTTTCCAATCAAGTCACAACCGATATCAGCAGCACAGAGATGCTCAGCCTGATTGCTGCAGCGATCAGTGCGCCCTCACCACCAGTCATTACGGAGCTTCCTCTTGCTCCACGGGCCGGTCAGCAGATGCTGCGCGAACTGAAGCCAAATCTCAACTTGCCAATCTGGCCAGCTCAGAACTGA
- a CDS encoding NAD(P)-dependent oxidoreductase: MLPPLLPRHDFRERSPDQVRVAVFGATGYIGRFVVKELVERGYQVMAFARESSGIGGRKGQADVVADFPGAEVRFGDVSNPASLATHAFNEPTDVVISCLASRTGGKKDSWAIDYEANLNTYNEGRKAGVAHFVMLSAICVQKPILEFQKAKLAFETRLQEDAEITHTIVRPTAFFKSIAGQFESCRKGAPYVMFGNGELTSCKPISEQDLACFLANCVHETDKVNQVLPIGGPGPALSARTQGEMLFKTLGRSPRMFSLPMAVMNAPTALLEKVAELIPAMEDTAEFARIGCYYASESMLVWDEKRACYDPDATPSFGDDTLEQFFARVHKEGMAGQELGDAALF, from the coding sequence GTGCTCCCCCCCCTGTTACCGCGCCATGATTTTCGAGAACGCTCTCCAGATCAAGTGAGGGTGGCCGTTTTCGGGGCCACCGGATACATCGGACGATTTGTCGTGAAAGAGCTGGTAGAGCGTGGATATCAGGTGATGGCATTCGCCCGCGAATCCAGTGGAATCGGAGGACGAAAAGGTCAAGCCGATGTGGTGGCCGATTTCCCCGGTGCAGAGGTGAGATTTGGCGATGTCAGCAATCCGGCGTCACTAGCAACACATGCCTTCAACGAGCCCACCGATGTGGTGATTTCTTGCCTTGCATCAAGAACGGGCGGCAAGAAGGACTCATGGGCCATTGATTATGAAGCCAACCTCAACACCTACAACGAGGGACGGAAGGCTGGTGTAGCGCATTTCGTGATGCTTTCAGCCATCTGCGTACAGAAGCCAATTCTAGAATTCCAAAAAGCGAAGCTTGCATTCGAAACTCGGCTCCAAGAAGACGCAGAAATCACCCATACGATCGTTCGGCCCACAGCCTTTTTCAAAAGCATTGCAGGCCAATTTGAGAGCTGCAGAAAAGGTGCACCTTATGTGATGTTTGGCAATGGAGAGCTAACAAGTTGTAAGCCAATCAGTGAACAAGATCTTGCATGCTTCTTAGCTAATTGCGTTCATGAAACAGACAAAGTGAACCAAGTTTTACCCATCGGGGGACCCGGCCCGGCCTTGAGCGCGCGGACGCAAGGGGAAATGCTCTTCAAAACATTAGGCCGCTCCCCGAGAATGTTTTCGTTACCGATGGCAGTCATGAATGCCCCAACGGCCCTATTAGAAAAAGTTGCAGAGCTGATACCAGCCATGGAAGACACAGCTGAATTCGCCCGTATCGGTTGCTATTACGCCAGTGAATCGATGTTGGTATGGGACGAAAAGCGTGCTTGCTATGACCCCGATGCAACCCCTTCCTTTGGCGATGACACCCTCGAACAATTTTTCGCAAGGGTGCACAAAGAAGGAATGGCTGGCCAAGAGTTAGGGGATGCTGCTCTGTTTTAA
- the malQ gene encoding 4-alpha-glucanotransferase — MVKHSRSERAQRVGVLLHPTALPDSPVCGSFGRSARAWLKALADHGINVWQVLPLAPPDGTGSPYSSPSSFALNPWLLDAEDLAEESFLASGDLEHLPGAEPKPEASAEVDFQLADARAAALAHALAAHWPQQSSARKQQFERWKVDQTHWLSDHVNFVVLREQHNGFPWWSWPHPLAVQQPAALAQWRLQHGEALLEQELLQWHLDRQWQRLRVQALELNIEILGDLPFYVARDSADVWSHRSLFSIAADGRMRLQSGVPPDYFSETGQLWGTPVYSWARHRRTGFRWWRNRLKRQWRLADRLRLDHFRALAGFWAVPGDDDTAQNGVWQRSPGHELLRLLRRDAGGKLPLVAEDLGVITPDVERLRDRFRLPGMKVLQFAFDGNPKNPYLPCNIKGRRWVVYTGTHDNPTTMGWWQRLDESSRRQLGELLGCHVESPGWQLMELGMGTSAELVVSPLQDLLHLDDQARFNTPGTVGGNWCWRMSAFDEALQGALKGYGERAAVWGR, encoded by the coding sequence ATGGTTAAACACTCCAGAAGCGAAAGGGCGCAGAGGGTTGGTGTTCTCCTGCATCCCACGGCCCTGCCGGATTCACCGGTGTGTGGAAGCTTTGGACGGTCAGCCCGCGCCTGGTTGAAGGCTTTGGCGGACCATGGCATCAATGTTTGGCAGGTTTTGCCCCTGGCTCCTCCTGATGGCACAGGGTCTCCTTACAGCTCCCCCTCCAGTTTTGCCCTGAATCCTTGGCTTCTGGATGCCGAAGATTTGGCAGAGGAGAGTTTTTTGGCGTCCGGTGATCTTGAGCATCTCCCTGGCGCTGAGCCCAAGCCGGAAGCCAGCGCTGAGGTGGACTTTCAGTTGGCGGATGCGCGTGCTGCGGCCCTGGCCCATGCGCTTGCCGCCCATTGGCCTCAGCAATCCTCTGCGCGTAAACAACAATTTGAACGCTGGAAAGTCGACCAAACGCATTGGCTCTCGGATCACGTCAATTTTGTGGTGCTCCGTGAGCAACACAACGGTTTTCCCTGGTGGTCTTGGCCCCATCCGCTCGCTGTGCAGCAACCTGCTGCCTTGGCGCAGTGGCGGCTTCAGCATGGTGAGGCCTTGCTGGAGCAGGAACTTCTCCAATGGCATCTCGATCGTCAGTGGCAACGTCTGCGCGTGCAAGCTCTGGAGTTAAACATCGAGATCCTTGGTGATCTGCCCTTTTATGTGGCTCGCGATAGCGCTGATGTTTGGAGCCATCGCTCCCTGTTTTCGATTGCGGCTGATGGACGCATGCGGCTTCAGAGCGGCGTGCCGCCCGATTATTTTTCGGAGACCGGCCAGCTTTGGGGAACACCGGTTTACAGCTGGGCCAGGCACCGGCGGACTGGATTTCGTTGGTGGCGCAATCGCTTGAAGCGGCAGTGGAGGCTTGCCGATCGCCTGCGCTTGGATCATTTCAGAGCCCTCGCAGGATTTTGGGCGGTTCCCGGGGATGACGACACGGCTCAAAATGGGGTGTGGCAGCGCTCACCCGGCCATGAGTTGTTGCGCCTGCTTCGTCGCGATGCCGGAGGGAAGCTTCCTCTCGTTGCCGAAGATCTTGGCGTGATCACGCCAGATGTGGAACGGCTCCGTGATCGCTTTCGTTTGCCAGGGATGAAGGTGTTGCAATTCGCCTTTGATGGCAACCCCAAGAACCCCTATTTGCCGTGCAATATCAAAGGTCGCCGCTGGGTGGTCTACACCGGTACCCATGACAACCCCACAACGATGGGGTGGTGGCAGAGACTGGATGAATCCTCTAGGCGCCAACTTGGTGAGCTGCTGGGATGTCATGTGGAGTCACCAGGATGGCAATTGATGGAACTCGGAATGGGAACGTCCGCTGAGCTCGTCGTGTCTCCTTTGCAGGATTTGCTGCATTTGGATGATCAAGCCCGATTCAATACGCCAGGCACGGTTGGCGGCAATTGGTGCTGGCGGATGAGCGCTTTTGATGAGGCCTTGCAAGGAGCTCTCAAGGGTTACGGGGAGAGAGCAGCGGTCTGGGGCAGGTGA
- a CDS encoding RodZ family helix-turn-helix domain-containing protein, with protein MKFSLPWRRLKNKQQAPSPLESRNNSLEEAGQLLREQRERKGLSMRDLSKEVRITTPVLEALERGWQDRLPEPAYLVAMLQRLETYFDLPNNSLLAALPNKPGSNRLATNGRGTRFTLGSIDIFTTWQGSVVYGAVILGSILALNHQQRHLIILNAFSPRPIPINTPLDSDQMLKGLRPLEEVITASPGKPALPLDQLTKPGVLEINLNKPRQINLRSEGGDRTNLQGATGTVTLQLLPPVDLSINPPPGEADSVSWNGQVLAPKTNQPGSYHLPQTAALSP; from the coding sequence ATGAAGTTTTCCCTCCCTTGGCGACGTCTCAAAAACAAGCAACAAGCTCCCTCGCCGCTTGAGAGTCGCAATAACTCCCTGGAGGAGGCGGGACAACTGCTGCGAGAACAGAGAGAACGAAAGGGCCTCAGCATGCGAGACCTCTCCAAAGAGGTGAGAATCACAACACCGGTTCTGGAAGCTCTCGAACGCGGCTGGCAAGACCGCCTCCCGGAACCCGCCTATTTAGTGGCGATGTTGCAGCGCTTGGAGACCTATTTCGACCTTCCAAACAACAGCCTTTTAGCAGCCCTCCCGAACAAACCCGGATCGAATCGCTTAGCGACCAACGGTCGAGGCACGCGCTTCACTCTTGGCAGCATCGATATCTTCACCACGTGGCAAGGAAGCGTGGTCTATGGCGCTGTAATCCTCGGATCGATTCTGGCTCTGAACCATCAACAACGTCATCTGATCATCCTCAATGCCTTCTCGCCAAGGCCAATCCCGATTAATACACCGCTGGACAGTGATCAGATGTTGAAGGGTTTGCGCCCGCTAGAGGAGGTGATCACTGCCAGTCCTGGAAAGCCTGCTCTCCCTCTCGATCAACTCACAAAACCCGGCGTACTCGAGATCAACCTCAACAAACCCAGGCAGATCAATCTGCGCAGTGAAGGAGGAGATCGAACCAACCTTCAGGGCGCCACTGGAACCGTGACCTTGCAGCTGTTACCCCCAGTGGACCTCAGCATCAACCCACCACCAGGCGAGGCCGACTCCGTGAGCTGGAACGGACAAGTTCTCGCTCCAAAAACCAATCAACCTGGTTCTTATCACCTGCCCCAGACCGCTGCTCTCTCCCCGTAA
- a CDS encoding pseudouridine synthase — translation MSRQRLQKLIAAAGVCSRRHAEDLLREGRVKVNQVTAGLGDQADPSIDRIEVDGCPLSQPSSPGLILLNKPPGVISSCSDPQGRKTVLDLIPESLRRGLHPIGRLDGDSRGALLLTNQGAITLQLTHPRYAHRKTYKVLVRGKPKSTTLQRWRNGVSLDGIPTQPAEVSLLKQGANQSLLQVILTEGRNRQIRRVADALGHPVLDLQRTAISSIDLGSLPEGHWRELTGSEWTSIRLERNECP, via the coding sequence GTGAGCCGCCAACGGTTGCAAAAACTGATCGCTGCTGCTGGAGTCTGTTCGCGGCGACACGCTGAAGACCTTCTGCGCGAGGGCCGCGTCAAGGTGAATCAGGTCACAGCGGGACTTGGCGACCAAGCCGATCCAAGCATCGACCGCATCGAGGTGGATGGCTGTCCCTTGTCTCAGCCCTCGAGCCCAGGACTGATCCTGCTCAACAAACCCCCCGGGGTCATCAGCAGCTGCAGTGATCCCCAAGGGCGTAAGACGGTTCTCGATCTCATACCCGAGTCGCTCCGACGCGGCCTTCACCCCATTGGCCGACTGGATGGAGACAGCCGCGGAGCTCTCCTGTTAACCAATCAAGGTGCCATCACCTTGCAACTCACGCACCCCCGCTATGCGCACCGTAAAACCTACAAAGTGCTGGTTAGGGGGAAGCCCAAATCCACAACGCTGCAGCGCTGGCGCAACGGTGTGAGCCTCGACGGCATACCCACACAACCGGCCGAGGTTTCCCTGCTGAAACAAGGAGCCAACCAATCGCTTTTACAAGTCATCCTCACGGAGGGAAGGAATCGCCAAATCCGCCGGGTGGCCGACGCCCTTGGCCACCCAGTGCTGGATCTTCAACGAACAGCCATCTCGTCCATTGATCTCGGTTCTTTGCCAGAGGGCCACTGGCGCGAGTTAACAGGTTCAGAATGGACCTCTATCCGTTTGGAACGGAACGAGTGCCCCTGA